The following proteins are encoded in a genomic region of Deinococcus proteolyticus MRP:
- a CDS encoding glycosyltransferase family 4 protein produces the protein MKDRPQTILYTTTTAIASLAFFSEHFGHLRRQGWDVHSVTPAEPADQVQRAIDASGAAHHAVPFAREISPRRDLTALGQLLGVAARVRPDVINFSTPKAGLLGGLVGAALGVPLRVYFIHGLRSETAATGRLALLRPVLLMMERLTAACAHEVLCVSPSNRDEAVALGLVPASKIRVLGAGSPAGIPVERYAQPDPAAVAAAREELGLPEGTPVVGFVARMAPQKGTEELLLAWAQVHAQVPQARLLLVGVPDPANPLSDEAMRAFREAPGLVQVEFEKDMSRLYPLMTVHTLPSRHEGLGMVVLEAGAYGVPSVLTDASGVRDAGVADETCLQVPAGDVPALADALVRLLSDAALRERLGRQSQAWVSENFAQE, from the coding sequence ATGAAAGACAGGCCGCAGACCATTCTCTATACCACCACCACCGCCATCGCCTCGCTGGCGTTCTTCTCCGAGCACTTCGGGCACCTGCGCCGCCAGGGCTGGGACGTTCATTCCGTGACCCCCGCCGAGCCGGCTGACCAGGTGCAGCGGGCCATAGATGCCAGTGGAGCGGCCCACCACGCTGTGCCGTTTGCGCGTGAAATCTCCCCACGCCGCGACCTGACCGCCCTGGGGCAGCTGCTGGGTGTAGCAGCGCGGGTCCGCCCCGACGTGATTAACTTTTCCACCCCCAAAGCGGGCCTGCTGGGCGGGCTGGTGGGGGCCGCGCTGGGCGTGCCGCTGCGGGTCTACTTTATCCACGGCCTACGCAGCGAAACGGCGGCGACCGGCCGGCTGGCCCTGCTGCGCCCGGTGCTGCTGATGATGGAGCGCCTGACCGCCGCCTGCGCCCACGAGGTGCTGTGTGTCAGCCCTTCCAACCGCGACGAAGCCGTGGCCCTGGGCCTGGTGCCTGCCAGCAAGATTCGGGTGCTGGGGGCCGGCAGCCCCGCAGGGATTCCGGTAGAGCGTTATGCCCAGCCGGACCCGGCCGCCGTGGCCGCAGCCCGCGAGGAACTCGGCCTGCCGGAAGGCACGCCCGTGGTGGGCTTCGTGGCCCGCATGGCTCCGCAAAAAGGCACTGAGGAGTTGCTGCTGGCCTGGGCGCAGGTCCACGCGCAGGTCCCGCAGGCCCGGCTGCTGCTGGTCGGCGTGCCGGACCCGGCCAATCCGCTTTCGGACGAAGCGATGCGTGCTTTCCGTGAGGCGCCGGGCCTGGTTCAGGTGGAGTTTGAAAAGGACATGAGCCGCCTTTACCCACTGATGACGGTCCACACGCTGCCCAGCCGCCACGAGGGCCTGGGCATGGTGGTGCTGGAAGCCGGGGCCTACGGCGTGCCCAGTGTCCTGACCGACGCTTCCGGCGTGCGCGACGCCGGCGTGGCAGATGAAACCTGCTTGCAGGTGCCGGCCGGCGACGTTCCGGCGCTGGCGGACGCCCTGGTGCGCCTGCTGTCCGACGCAGCGCTGCGCGAGCGGCTGGGACGCCAGAGCCAGGCCTGGGTGAGCGAGAATTTTGCCCAGGAATAA
- a CDS encoding tyrosine-protein kinase family protein yields the protein MTRIPSQAQDLDVAHLARVLRRALLPLLLIPALLSAATYFYSQSRPPVYQASAGLAALPSSSGNDVLSSSLVSAPGLPAGVVSRALRSPEVTTSALARLKKSLPDDQQYQLISEAVRAELRSGNYQTVNLQADIDQNLVGNYEIVAHAGTPEAAKAAADAFTQALLEWDRNRALEGVNRARTNLTNQLEQLRGGTTVAGQPVTAGTADQMRAEVTRSLQQLEVLRLTATGTLSLISGAVLPEAPISPRPLRDALLVLGAGLFFGLLFALLRDRLVQRVQDEDALRPFNLPILGMLPPLPGRQQPASIGPFMQNGGFHSGMEFVRLGLLSGLGERSGEAAGRPPVVAISSADKDEGKSVTTAGLAMSYAARGMRVLVVDADVYRHQQKQLLMRDQGAAPVHQAGTTQLWTEVQPHVDLMVLQDSRLEPAPLLSAIQSVGQQYDIVLVDTPPVLMIADTLALSRLLDGLILVVSVGTPQAQVDRLVSETQRLGVRPLGFVLNRYPAAGETYGYGAPLTAAPREEVTYGSRN from the coding sequence ATGACCCGGATTCCCTCCCAGGCGCAGGACCTTGACGTGGCCCATCTGGCCCGGGTGCTGCGCCGGGCGCTGTTGCCGCTGCTGCTGATTCCGGCGCTGCTGTCCGCCGCCACCTACTTTTATTCGCAGTCGCGTCCGCCGGTCTATCAGGCGTCTGCCGGCCTCGCTGCGCTGCCGTCCAGTTCAGGCAACGATGTGCTGTCCAGTTCGCTGGTCAGCGCACCGGGGCTGCCTGCCGGCGTGGTCAGCCGTGCACTCCGCAGCCCCGAGGTGACCACCAGCGCGCTGGCCCGACTGAAAAAGTCGCTGCCCGATGATCAGCAGTACCAGCTGATTTCCGAGGCGGTCCGCGCAGAGCTGCGCTCGGGCAATTACCAGACCGTGAACCTGCAGGCCGACATTGACCAGAACCTGGTGGGCAACTACGAAATCGTGGCCCATGCCGGCACTCCCGAAGCCGCCAAGGCGGCGGCCGACGCCTTTACGCAGGCCCTGCTGGAATGGGACCGCAACCGCGCTCTGGAAGGGGTCAACCGTGCCCGCACCAATCTGACCAATCAGCTGGAACAGCTGCGCGGCGGGACCACCGTGGCGGGGCAGCCGGTCACTGCGGGCACCGCCGACCAGATGCGCGCCGAAGTCACGCGGTCGCTGCAGCAGCTGGAAGTGCTGCGGCTGACCGCCACCGGAACGCTGTCGCTGATTTCGGGTGCCGTGCTGCCTGAAGCGCCTATCTCTCCCCGCCCGCTGCGCGACGCCCTGCTGGTGCTGGGTGCGGGCCTCTTTTTCGGGCTGCTCTTCGCGCTGCTGCGCGACCGTCTGGTTCAGCGCGTGCAGGACGAAGACGCGCTGCGCCCCTTCAACTTGCCGATTCTGGGGATGCTGCCCCCGCTTCCCGGCCGTCAGCAACCGGCCAGCATCGGCCCCTTCATGCAAAATGGTGGGTTTCATAGCGGAATGGAATTCGTGCGCTTGGGGCTGCTGTCGGGACTGGGAGAGCGCAGCGGAGAAGCGGCGGGCCGGCCTCCAGTCGTCGCCATTTCCAGTGCCGACAAGGACGAGGGCAAGAGTGTGACCACGGCCGGTCTCGCCATGTCCTATGCGGCCCGGGGAATGAGAGTGCTGGTCGTGGACGCCGACGTGTACCGCCACCAGCAAAAGCAGCTGCTGATGCGGGACCAGGGTGCCGCGCCTGTGCATCAGGCCGGGACGACCCAGCTGTGGACCGAGGTGCAGCCGCACGTAGACCTGATGGTGCTGCAGGATTCCCGGCTGGAGCCTGCTCCGCTGCTGAGCGCCATCCAGTCCGTCGGTCAGCAGTACGACATCGTGTTGGTAGATACCCCGCCGGTCCTGATGATTGCCGATACCCTGGCGCTGTCCAGGTTGCTGGACGGTCTGATTCTGGTGGTCAGCGTGGGCACGCCGCAGGCTCAGGTGGACCGCCTGGTTTCGGAAACGCAGCGGCTGGGCGTGCGCCCGCTGGGATTCGTGCTAAACCGCTACCCCGCTGCGGGCGAGACTTACGGGTACGGGGCACCGCTCACGGCGGCTCCCCGCGAGGAGGTGACTTATGGCAGCAGGAACTGA
- the galE gene encoding UDP-glucose 4-epimerase GalE gives MKVLVTGGAGYIGSTTCSALEDAGHTPVVLDSLVMGAREFTQGRTFYEGDVADSALVRQIFAEHPDIQATLHFAARIVVPESVEQPGLYYRENVLASLSLFETLLDLGQSRVIFSSSASVYASPPDYRVTETSPMAPMSPYARTKQMVEDILSDLCTAAAQAGQPLRGIALRYFNPVGADPQGRSGPYLEDPSHLLGRLVSAARGSGEFSITGTDYPTRDGTGLRDYIHVWDLAQAHVAALENFDQAFERAREELGQEVNSLIINVGTGNGVTVRELVDAFSRISPQPLRVTEAPRRPGDNAGAYADIGRAQRWLDWSPQRTTDDALRTALDWAEQWNSRR, from the coding sequence ATGAAAGTTTTGGTGACAGGGGGCGCAGGATATATTGGGAGTACGACTTGCTCTGCGCTAGAAGACGCTGGACACACGCCGGTGGTCCTTGATTCGCTCGTAATGGGTGCCCGGGAATTTACCCAGGGCCGCACCTTTTATGAGGGCGATGTGGCCGACAGCGCTCTGGTCCGCCAGATTTTTGCAGAGCACCCCGATATCCAGGCCACACTGCACTTCGCGGCGCGGATTGTGGTGCCCGAATCGGTGGAGCAGCCGGGCCTCTACTACCGTGAAAACGTGCTGGCCAGCCTCAGCCTGTTCGAGACGCTGCTGGACCTGGGGCAATCACGGGTCATTTTCAGCTCCAGCGCCAGCGTGTATGCCAGCCCGCCCGATTACCGCGTCACCGAGACCAGTCCCATGGCTCCCATGAGTCCCTACGCCCGCACCAAGCAGATGGTCGAGGACATCCTGAGCGACCTGTGTACGGCGGCGGCCCAGGCGGGGCAGCCCCTGCGGGGCATTGCGCTACGCTATTTCAACCCGGTGGGCGCGGACCCGCAGGGCCGCTCGGGGCCCTACTTGGAAGACCCTTCACACCTGCTGGGACGGCTGGTCAGCGCGGCGCGGGGCAGCGGCGAGTTCTCTATCACCGGCACCGACTACCCCACCCGCGACGGCACCGGCCTGCGCGACTACATCCATGTCTGGGACCTGGCACAGGCGCACGTGGCGGCGCTGGAGAACTTTGACCAGGCCTTTGAGCGGGCGCGGGAAGAACTGGGCCAGGAGGTCAACTCACTGATTATCAACGTGGGCACCGGCAACGGCGTCACGGTACGCGAGCTGGTCGATGCTTTTTCCCGCATTTCGCCCCAGCCGCTGCGCGTGACCGAAGCGCCGCGCCGGCCGGGCGACAATGCCGGAGCCTACGCCGATATCGGCCGGGCCCAGCGCTGGTTGGACTGGTCCCCGCAGCGCACCACCGACGACGCCCTGCGCACCGCGCTGGACTGGGCCGAACAGTGGAACAGCCGCCGCTGA